A window of the Roseovarius sp. S88 genome harbors these coding sequences:
- a CDS encoding phosphoribosyltransferase family protein, with translation MTQDKGPRDDRWYFKLMSPNTKGPKFAWLDPTSIYINQRAFQDLLADLLADLDGVEFDVVGGLDAMGFVLGAALAARRDVGFLPIRKAGKLCVDTDKVSFTNYSGRTQDMEMRLPAFAPGTRVLLVDQWIETGGTMEGAIDLVARQKGVVSGLVAIAMEDTPRASELRDTHTVVTAIQPATKWQEECNEQTLSSFASYDARDAFPI, from the coding sequence ATGACCCAAGATAAAGGCCCCCGTGACGATCGCTGGTATTTCAAACTCATGTCGCCCAACACCAAGGGGCCCAAGTTTGCCTGGCTTGACCCCACCTCCATCTACATCAACCAACGCGCATTTCAGGATTTGCTGGCCGATCTGCTGGCCGATCTCGACGGGGTCGAGTTTGACGTGGTCGGCGGTCTTGATGCCATGGGGTTTGTCCTAGGGGCTGCTCTGGCGGCGCGGCGCGATGTCGGGTTCTTGCCGATCCGCAAAGCCGGAAAGCTCTGCGTGGATACCGACAAAGTCAGCTTCACCAACTATTCGGGCCGCACGCAGGACATGGAAATGCGCCTGCCTGCCTTTGCGCCGGGAACCCGTGTGCTCTTGGTGGATCAATGGATCGAAACCGGCGGGACGATGGAAGGTGCCATAGATCTGGTCGCAAGACAGAAGGGCGTGGTTTCAGGACTCGTGGCCATCGCAATGGAAGACACGCCCCGGGCCTCAGAGCTTCGCGACACACATACGGTAGTCACAGCAATCCAACCCGCCACCAAATGGCAGGAAGAGTGCAATGAACAGACCTTGTCGAGCTTTGCCTCCTACGATGCACGCGACGCATTCCCGATCTGA
- a CDS encoding adenine phosphoribosyltransferase — translation MDRFEFRASFGSQGPVVLPVIHVLETEQTLRNIEVLTKAGAPGCFLINHDFGVSPFLEILREVREARPKLWIGVNFLAVTGKDAFPQLAALGREGCHIDAYWADDARIDERVTDQVEAKEIDAARVDWDGLYFGGTAFKKQRPVDPSDYARSAETARDWMDVVTTSGLATGIEADDKKIATFRAAIGDKPLALASGISPENAHRYREVDCFMVATGINYEDNFYDIDPARLRRLLDIAEDLRTDE, via the coding sequence ATGGACAGATTTGAATTTCGCGCGTCCTTTGGATCGCAAGGCCCGGTTGTGCTTCCAGTCATTCACGTGCTCGAAACAGAACAGACTTTGAGGAACATTGAGGTGCTGACAAAAGCAGGCGCACCGGGTTGCTTTCTCATCAACCACGACTTTGGAGTCTCGCCATTTCTGGAGATCCTTCGTGAGGTTCGCGAAGCAAGGCCTAAGCTTTGGATCGGAGTGAATTTTCTGGCTGTGACCGGCAAGGATGCTTTCCCACAACTCGCCGCGCTTGGCCGTGAAGGATGCCACATTGATGCCTATTGGGCCGATGACGCGCGGATTGATGAACGTGTCACAGACCAGGTCGAGGCCAAAGAAATTGACGCGGCCCGCGTCGATTGGGATGGGCTTTACTTCGGCGGAACAGCATTCAAAAAACAGCGGCCCGTTGATCCATCCGACTATGCGCGATCAGCGGAAACTGCCCGCGATTGGATGGATGTTGTCACCACTTCTGGTTTGGCAACTGGCATCGAGGCAGATGACAAAAAGATTGCAACCTTTCGCGCCGCAATTGGCGACAAACCCCTTGCATTGGCCTCGGGCATCTCGCCCGAAAATGCCCACCGCTATCGCGAAGTCGATTGCTTTATGGTGGCGACCGGGATCAATTATGAGGACAACTTCTATGACATCGACCCGGCGCGCCTGAGACGCCTGCTCGATATTGCTGAAGATCTGAGGACAGATGAATGA
- a CDS encoding ABC transporter substrate-binding protein, with translation MSNNGKFIQSKRTFLKTGLASVALSAPFVNRAWAETTELTMLGWYGTAEPDMVGAFEEANNVKFVPKYYAGGDNMLAALAQNPPGTFDIIHTDAEYAKLLVANDLVMQLDANEYPMDDLLHDDFKSFSGHWDDSGNLYSLISRFGHLGVSYNKDVLTAEEASTYDIFWDERLTGKVGHFDWHLPSLGQMSLLVGNESPFDIDDAGWQAVQEKTLSLKPQVGGYFDFGGTFSGLKNAEMLAMVGIGDWVTGILERDGAPVSSVVPKEGGIQWTESYSIAKTSEKADLALKYLAYTMSPEGQVKTAQMLGYPGHCVTKAGRAMLNEVDPAEAQRSRQVDGDPQDPITLINEGRISYRDIPVQQSLEDWNDFWSEYKNA, from the coding sequence ATGTCGAACAACGGCAAATTTATTCAAAGCAAACGGACGTTTCTAAAGACAGGTTTGGCCTCAGTTGCCTTGTCTGCGCCATTCGTGAACCGCGCATGGGCGGAAACCACGGAGCTGACAATGTTGGGATGGTACGGCACAGCTGAACCCGACATGGTGGGTGCGTTCGAAGAAGCGAACAACGTGAAATTCGTGCCGAAATATTATGCAGGTGGGGACAACATGCTGGCCGCTCTGGCGCAGAACCCGCCGGGCACCTTCGACATTATCCACACCGATGCGGAATACGCCAAGCTCTTGGTGGCGAATGATCTGGTGATGCAGCTCGACGCCAATGAGTATCCTATGGATGACCTATTGCATGATGATTTCAAATCCTTCTCGGGCCACTGGGATGACAGCGGCAATCTTTATTCACTGATCTCTCGGTTTGGGCACCTGGGTGTGTCCTACAACAAAGACGTGCTGACTGCGGAAGAGGCGTCGACCTATGATATTTTCTGGGATGAGCGTTTGACTGGCAAGGTCGGGCATTTCGACTGGCACCTGCCGTCGCTGGGTCAGATGAGTCTGCTCGTCGGCAATGAAAGCCCATTTGATATCGATGATGCCGGTTGGCAGGCGGTGCAGGAGAAAACCCTGTCACTCAAGCCGCAGGTCGGCGGATACTTTGACTTTGGCGGTACATTCTCGGGTCTGAAAAATGCCGAGATGCTGGCCATGGTCGGGATTGGAGACTGGGTCACCGGGATTCTGGAACGCGATGGCGCGCCTGTGTCGTCGGTCGTGCCAAAAGAGGGCGGCATTCAGTGGACGGAAAGCTACTCGATTGCCAAGACATCTGAGAAAGCCGATCTCGCGCTGAAGTATTTGGCCTACACCATGTCGCCAGAGGGTCAGGTGAAAACCGCACAGATGCTTGGCTATCCGGGTCACTGTGTGACCAAGGCGGGCCGTGCAATGCTCAACGAGGTCGATCCGGCCGAAGCACAGCGCTCGCGTCAGGTGGACGGCGATCCGCAGGATCCGATCACGCTCATCAATGAAGGGCGGATCAGCTATCGTGACATTCCTGTTCAGCAATCTCTGGAAGACTGGAATGACTTCTGGTCGGAATACAAGAACGCCTGA
- a CDS encoding ABC transporter permease yields the protein MKRRLNAYALTFRLPIIIWQTLFFVGPLFFVIAMSFFVVKNYQMVETFELTSWAKMVSRDYVWSSYRYTLLMAGLAAMMASLLAFPAAWFLAFRCSARIRQFAILLLIIPFFTSYLVRTFSWYTILAEAGVLNGAFGLVGLGPYTFLNTPIGTLVGYLTLILPLVLILQTVTMANIDDRLIQAARNLGCSPARTIRTVILPAGKTGFVIAALFAFILSFGDFVAPYYLGGSKPPTMPILIIDTTKAGQQWPRAAVVAVMMMLTLFTVAFAAIMYAYRKRASR from the coding sequence ATGAAGCGCCGCCTCAACGCGTATGCTTTGACGTTTCGTCTGCCCATTATCATCTGGCAGACCCTGTTCTTTGTTGGTCCCCTTTTCTTTGTGATCGCAATGTCGTTCTTCGTGGTGAAGAACTATCAGATGGTCGAGACCTTTGAACTTACGAGCTGGGCCAAGATGGTTAGCCGTGACTATGTCTGGTCGAGTTACCGCTACACGCTTTTGATGGCCGGGCTGGCTGCAATGATGGCCTCGCTTCTGGCTTTTCCGGCGGCGTGGTTCCTGGCCTTTCGATGTTCGGCGCGAATAAGGCAATTCGCGATCCTACTGCTCATCATTCCGTTTTTCACCAGCTACCTGGTGCGCACGTTTTCCTGGTACACGATCCTCGCCGAAGCCGGAGTTTTGAACGGGGCCTTCGGGCTTGTCGGATTGGGGCCCTATACTTTTCTAAACACGCCCATTGGAACGCTGGTGGGATACTTGACGCTTATCCTGCCGCTGGTACTTATCTTGCAAACAGTGACCATGGCCAACATCGATGACCGCCTGATCCAGGCGGCGCGCAACCTTGGCTGTTCACCAGCGCGCACGATCAGAACGGTGATCTTGCCCGCGGGCAAAACCGGGTTCGTCATAGCGGCCTTGTTCGCTTTCATTCTGTCCTTTGGGGATTTCGTGGCGCCTTACTATCTTGGCGGCTCCAAGCCTCCGACGATGCCGATTCTGATCATCGACACCACCAAGGCGGGTCAGCAATGGCCTCGCGCTGCGGTAGTTGCAGTTATGATGATGCTTACGCTTTTCACAGTTGCCTTTGCCGCCATCATGTATGCCTACCGCAAGAGGGCGAGCCGATGA
- a CDS encoding ABC transporter permease, whose product MRTPRLDFFLRAYTLLVAAFIFLPIFVSLLFSFNSDRFPTLPMSGFTTLWYETIFADPDFWRAARNSLIVSATTSVIATFLGFCTAYTDYRYSFRGKSLFLAIILLPPTIPLIIIALAMLAWFSRVGLSGQVVSIIAAHTVLTAPFAMAIIRLRLSQIDDSLEAAAWNLGASEWRAMREVILPFCKPAILSSLFLTAAVSFDEFTVAWFVSGLNKTLPVHVLEIVQGTIDPQVNAIGTLVFGVSITLVVISQALIFFRLQRAAS is encoded by the coding sequence ATGAGAACACCGCGCCTCGACTTTTTCCTGCGGGCCTACACGCTTTTGGTGGCGGCGTTCATTTTCCTACCGATCTTTGTGAGCCTCCTGTTTTCGTTCAACTCTGATCGCTTCCCAACCTTGCCCATGAGCGGGTTCACGACTCTATGGTACGAAACCATCTTTGCTGATCCGGACTTCTGGCGGGCTGCTCGCAACAGTCTGATCGTCTCTGCGACGACGTCTGTAATTGCAACGTTCCTCGGGTTTTGCACCGCCTATACCGACTATCGCTACAGCTTCAGGGGCAAGAGTCTGTTCCTTGCCATCATCCTGCTTCCGCCAACCATACCGCTCATCATCATCGCGCTCGCCATGCTGGCGTGGTTCAGCCGTGTGGGCCTGTCGGGGCAGGTGGTGTCGATCATCGCCGCGCATACCGTTCTCACGGCCCCCTTTGCCATGGCCATCATTCGCCTGCGCCTTAGCCAGATCGACGACAGCCTTGAGGCCGCAGCGTGGAATCTTGGGGCCAGTGAATGGCGCGCAATGCGAGAGGTTATCCTGCCGTTTTGCAAGCCTGCGATCCTGTCTTCGCTGTTCCTGACGGCGGCCGTGTCGTTTGACGAGTTTACCGTGGCCTGGTTTGTCTCGGGTCTGAACAAGACATTGCCGGTTCATGTGCTTGAGATTGTGCAGGGCACCATTGATCCGCAGGTCAATGCCATCGGCACACTGGTTTTTGGTGTTTCCATTACGCTTGTTGTCATATCGCAGGCACTTATTTTCTTCCGACTGCAAAGGGCTGCGTCATGA
- a CDS encoding ATP-binding cassette domain-containing protein, which yields MSEPLVELDGVEKHFGDFVAVRDANLTIGQGEFIAIMGPSGCGKTTTLRMLAGLDAPTNGEILHRGQADE from the coding sequence ATGAGTGAACCGCTGGTTGAACTGGACGGGGTTGAAAAGCACTTCGGTGATTTTGTTGCCGTGCGTGATGCGAACCTGACCATCGGGCAGGGGGAATTCATTGCGATCATGGGGCCTTCGGGATGTGGCAAGACGACGACCTTGCGCATGTTGGCTGGTCTTGATGCGCCGACGAATGGCGAGATTCTGCATCGCGGGCAAGCGGATGAATGA
- a CDS encoding ABC transporter ATP-binding protein, with translation MNDLPAHERDTPMVWQSLALFPYLNARENVEFGLKMRGVEAGERRKRALNWLDRMEIGEFAERNVETLSGGQRQRVALARALVTEPQLLLLDEPLSALDAHLVIRMQSVLTRLQRELGITFVYVTHSQSEAFAMADRVVIMSKGEIAQIGTPREIYRAPKTRFVAEFVGRNNILQGRVTEHAKDVSTVDTALGTFTVPGKTEVGSDVAIVVSADMMQIGPGENTLEATVLSEEFVGSMVTIFLEAEDGTELKIQMQERALGDLDLSAGRRHALSWAQSDGHLLTEGTT, from the coding sequence ATGAATGACCTTCCCGCGCATGAACGCGACACGCCCATGGTCTGGCAGAGCCTTGCGCTTTTCCCGTATCTGAACGCGCGTGAAAACGTGGAGTTTGGTTTGAAGATGCGCGGCGTCGAGGCGGGTGAGAGACGTAAGCGTGCGCTCAACTGGCTGGACCGGATGGAGATCGGCGAGTTTGCAGAGCGCAATGTCGAGACACTCTCGGGAGGTCAGCGTCAGCGCGTGGCTTTGGCCCGCGCCCTAGTGACAGAACCGCAGCTTTTGCTCTTGGACGAACCTTTGTCCGCGCTTGATGCGCATCTTGTGATCCGGATGCAATCCGTGCTGACGCGCCTTCAGCGAGAGCTTGGCATTACCTTTGTCTATGTCACCCATTCGCAGTCCGAAGCCTTTGCCATGGCCGATCGCGTGGTCATCATGTCGAAGGGTGAGATTGCGCAGATCGGCACGCCGCGTGAGATTTACCGCGCGCCCAAAACCCGGTTTGTGGCCGAATTTGTGGGGAGGAACAACATCCTGCAAGGGCGTGTCACGGAACATGCAAAAGATGTCTCGACGGTGGACACCGCATTGGGCACCTTCACAGTACCGGGCAAAACCGAAGTGGGATCGGATGTCGCCATCGTCGTTTCGGCGGACATGATGCAAATCGGGCCGGGGGAAAACACGCTTGAGGCTACGGTGCTGTCTGAGGAATTCGTGGGCTCGATGGTGACAATCTTTCTCGAAGCCGAGGACGGCACAGAATTGAAGATCCAGATGCAGGAACGCGCGCTGGGCGATCTTGATCTGAGCGCTGGGCGCAGACATGCGCTAAGCTGGGCGCAAAGCGATGGGCATCTTTTGACTGAGGGGACGACATGA
- a CDS encoding polysaccharide deacetylase family protein translates to MIQNPIPWPNGARCACAITFDMDADSLIHIARPEDSHDRLYPISMGRYGPTVAMPRILDTYRRVGIKQSFFMPGWCLETYPDVVEAVLKDGHEIGHHGWIHEDPIVTKGGAQKEAFEKALDTHDRIAGGKPRGYRAPVYNVTQQVIDLLIEHEFRYDSSLMADDIPYRMQTDKGSLYEMPVHWGTDDWPPFAHYDEIGYLMPVRGPSAGLEGFWEEFDAQYEAGGFFMLIVHPFLTGRLARWRQVEAWLEKTLAAKDVWFARLEDIADHLDKVSAEGTYLRTETLPYFTDPQK, encoded by the coding sequence ATGATCCAGAATCCCATTCCCTGGCCCAATGGTGCGCGCTGCGCGTGTGCGATCACCTTTGATATGGATGCCGACAGCCTCATCCATATTGCCCGCCCTGAGGATAGCCATGATCGGCTCTATCCGATTTCTATGGGCCGGTATGGGCCTACGGTCGCGATGCCTCGTATCCTTGATACCTACCGTCGTGTTGGCATCAAACAGTCTTTCTTTATGCCGGGTTGGTGCCTTGAGACCTATCCCGACGTGGTAGAGGCGGTCCTGAAGGACGGGCACGAAATCGGTCACCACGGCTGGATTCATGAAGATCCGATTGTCACCAAGGGTGGCGCACAGAAAGAGGCGTTTGAAAAAGCTCTCGATACGCATGACCGTATTGCCGGGGGCAAACCGCGTGGCTATCGCGCACCGGTTTACAATGTCACGCAGCAGGTGATCGATTTACTGATTGAGCATGAGTTCCGCTATGACAGCTCGCTCATGGCGGATGACATTCCCTACCGGATGCAGACGGACAAAGGCTCTCTCTACGAAATGCCGGTCCATTGGGGCACGGATGATTGGCCTCCTTTCGCGCATTATGATGAGATTGGCTATCTGATGCCCGTGCGTGGCCCATCGGCTGGACTTGAAGGGTTCTGGGAAGAGTTCGATGCGCAATACGAGGCGGGCGGGTTTTTCATGCTGATCGTGCATCCTTTTTTGACAGGACGCCTAGCGCGTTGGCGTCAGGTCGAGGCGTGGCTCGAAAAGACGTTGGCGGCCAAAGATGTCTGGTTCGCAAGGTTGGAAGACATTGCTGATCACCTCGACAAGGTGAGCGCAGAGGGCACATATCTTCGCACCGAGACGCTTCCCTATTTTACTGACCCGCAAAAATGA
- a CDS encoding nucleoside deaminase → MLSETDKKHLRVAYDEAKAGYDEGGCPIGSVLARGDTVVSQGRNQRVQQGDPIAHGEMDALRKAGRQKTYKDTTLYTSLSPCMMCTGTIIQFGIPRVVIGENKTFGGNEDFLRSKGVEVIVADDPDCIALMTRFIEEKPELWNEDIAED, encoded by the coding sequence ATGCTTTCTGAGACCGACAAGAAACACCTGCGTGTCGCCTATGACGAGGCCAAGGCCGGGTATGACGAAGGTGGCTGTCCGATTGGGTCGGTTTTGGCGCGCGGCGATACTGTGGTGAGCCAAGGGCGAAATCAGCGGGTTCAACAGGGTGACCCAATCGCTCATGGAGAGATGGACGCCCTGCGCAAGGCGGGGCGACAAAAGACCTACAAAGATACCACGCTTTATACGTCGCTCAGCCCCTGCATGATGTGCACCGGCACGATCATTCAGTTTGGTATTCCGCGTGTGGTGATCGGAGAGAACAAAACCTTCGGCGGCAACGAGGACTTTCTGCGTTCCAAGGGTGTGGAAGTGATCGTTGCGGATGATCCGGATTGTATCGCGCTGATGACGCGGTTCATCGAGGAAAAGCCGGAGCTTTGGAACGAAGATATCGCGGAGGATTGA
- a CDS encoding DUF1989 domain-containing protein, with protein MTDTLITGAAARPDAEIIEDTIVAPCAPWSAVLKKGQTLRLIDLEGQQAIDFLCFGTDPHQNQVERYHMPNTIKVPKHIFLEKGTVLYSQFARPMMTITDDSCGGHDTIFGCCSFAVDQVRYGKQNAECCQRNFEREMEKHGLGPEHVVANANFFMNVPIGSDGHVEITDSQSRAGDFVDLRAEMDVIAVLSNCPQELNAAAGGGPSPIRAIIFQ; from the coding sequence ATGACCGATACGTTGATCACCGGAGCAGCTGCCCGCCCCGATGCAGAGATCATCGAAGATACGATTGTTGCACCGTGTGCACCCTGGAGTGCTGTGCTCAAAAAGGGGCAAACGCTTCGCCTGATTGATCTGGAAGGCCAGCAGGCGATTGATTTTCTCTGCTTCGGCACCGACCCTCATCAAAACCAGGTCGAGCGATATCATATGCCCAACACGATCAAGGTTCCCAAGCACATCTTTCTTGAAAAAGGCACAGTGCTTTATTCGCAATTTGCACGCCCCATGATGACGATCACGGACGATAGCTGCGGCGGGCATGACACGATCTTTGGATGCTGTTCTTTTGCCGTGGATCAGGTGCGTTATGGCAAGCAGAACGCCGAGTGCTGCCAGCGTAATTTTGAGCGTGAGATGGAAAAGCATGGGCTGGGGCCAGAGCACGTCGTGGCCAACGCAAATTTTTTCATGAATGTCCCAATCGGGTCGGACGGGCATGTTGAGATCACCGACAGTCAGTCTCGTGCGGGGGACTTTGTTGACCTGCGCGCTGAGATGGATGTGATTGCGGTTCTGTCGAATTGCCCGCAAGAGCTGAATGCGGCCGCAGGCGGCGGCCCGTCGCCCATCCGCGCCATTATCTTCCAATAA
- a CDS encoding DUF2853 family protein produces MGRRDDLIAKYADDLKNKCGMSPDMDLLTKVTIGCGPSIYDADASTVAAGQPQELETVKDNFLIKKLGLSDGPQLMDAINQAIETYGQSERNKYRAVIYYMLTKHFGKESVYG; encoded by the coding sequence ATGGGACGTCGTGACGATCTGATTGCGAAATATGCAGATGATCTAAAGAACAAGTGCGGGATGAGCCCGGACATGGATCTTTTGACCAAGGTAACCATTGGATGTGGCCCGTCAATCTATGACGCGGATGCTTCGACAGTGGCCGCCGGTCAGCCGCAAGAGCTCGAAACAGTGAAAGACAATTTCCTCATCAAAAAGCTGGGCCTTTCGGATGGTCCGCAATTGATGGATGCGATCAATCAAGCGATTGAGACCTATGGTCAGTCCGAGCGCAACAAGTATCGCGCCGTGATCTACTACATGCTCACCAAGCATTTCGGCAAAGAGTCTGTTTACGGCTAA
- the ahcY gene encoding adenosylhomocysteinase: MAKDFVVKDISLAAFGRKELDIAETEMPGLMALRDEYGNEKPLKGARIVGSLHMTIQTAVLIETLVELGADVRWASCNIFSTQDHAAAAIAEGGTPVFAVKGQTLEEHWDYLDRSFMFPEGANMILDDGGDATLYVLLGARAEAGEDIIPVPSSEEEEVIKAQIKKRMEASPGWFTKTRDAIKGVSEETTTGVHRLYDLHKKGQLPFPAINVNDSVTKSKFDNKYGCKESLVDGIRRATDTMMAGKVAVVMGYGDVGKGSAASLRGAGARVKVTEVDPICALQAAMDGFEVVLLEDVVDSADIFITTTGNKDVIRIEHMRGMKDMAIVGNIGHFDNEIQVANLKNHKWTNIKEQVDMIELPSGNRIILLSEGRLLNLGNATGHPSFVMSASFTNQVLAQIELWQRGDQYENQVYILPKHLDEKVARLHLDRIGVKLTPLDQDQADYIGVKPEGPYKPEHYRY, encoded by the coding sequence ATGGCGAAAGACTTTGTTGTGAAAGATATCAGCCTGGCCGCATTCGGCCGCAAAGAGCTGGATATCGCGGAAACCGAAATGCCCGGCCTGATGGCACTTCGTGACGAGTATGGGAATGAAAAACCCCTAAAGGGTGCGCGGATTGTCGGCAGTTTGCACATGACGATCCAGACTGCGGTCCTGATCGAGACACTCGTTGAGTTAGGTGCCGATGTCCGCTGGGCCTCTTGCAACATCTTCTCAACGCAAGACCACGCCGCAGCCGCGATTGCGGAAGGCGGCACGCCGGTGTTTGCGGTAAAAGGTCAAACGCTAGAAGAGCATTGGGACTACCTCGACCGGTCATTCATGTTCCCCGAGGGCGCCAATATGATCCTCGACGATGGCGGCGACGCGACTTTGTACGTGTTGCTGGGTGCTCGCGCAGAAGCAGGCGAAGATATCATTCCAGTGCCGTCGTCCGAAGAAGAAGAAGTCATCAAGGCACAGATCAAAAAGCGGATGGAGGCGAGCCCCGGCTGGTTCACCAAGACACGCGATGCGATCAAGGGTGTTTCTGAGGAAACCACCACCGGCGTGCATCGCCTGTATGACCTGCACAAGAAAGGCCAGCTGCCTTTCCCGGCGATCAACGTGAATGACAGCGTCACCAAGTCGAAATTCGACAACAAGTATGGCTGCAAAGAGTCGCTTGTAGACGGCATTCGCCGTGCCACGGATACGATGATGGCGGGCAAGGTTGCGGTCGTGATGGGCTATGGCGACGTTGGCAAAGGATCCGCCGCAAGCCTTCGCGGTGCGGGCGCGCGCGTGAAAGTAACCGAGGTAGACCCGATTTGCGCGCTTCAGGCGGCGATGGATGGGTTTGAGGTTGTTCTGCTGGAAGACGTTGTCGATAGCGCAGACATCTTTATCACAACCACCGGCAACAAAGACGTCATCCGCATTGAGCATATGCGCGGTATGAAGGATATGGCGATTGTCGGCAACATCGGCCATTTCGACAATGAAATTCAGGTGGCGAACCTCAAGAACCACAAATGGACCAACATCAAGGAACAGGTGGACATGATCGAATTGCCATCGGGCAATCGCATCATTCTTCTGTCGGAGGGTCGTCTGCTGAACCTTGGGAACGCCACCGGTCATCCGTCCTTCGTGATGTCCGCCAGTTTTACCAACCAAGTTCTGGCGCAGATCGAGCTTTGGCAGCGCGGCGATCAGTATGAAAACCAGGTCTACATCCTGCCCAAACATCTCGATGAAAAGGTCGCGCGCCTGCATCTGGATCGGATTGGTGTGAAGTTGACACCACTGGATCAGGACCAGGCTGACTATATCGGCGTAAAACCGGAAGGTCCGTACAAACCAGAGCATTATCGCTACTAA
- a CDS encoding FkbM family methyltransferase produces MADKQALTFTSSGAKAQYIVLMGLFRLAFLNRYLFGIFTRMLARFCASENAVLLSLSTGGQFKIYLNDAYWTRFALYRNDYELEVGAIIQKARGHTDVFCDLGANKGYWSVFAAPLFRKVFAVEASSATFKILAENTGHLSGVSRRWAAIYAKSDEELSFVNVHNSHASARLGDDAGSSDNTETVQTIAIDDLLPAKTMALIKLDVEGAEISAINGARRTLLDGSVLIYEDHGSDMACAPSAHLLGLTGIRVYSVQNGLKQLHSVDEVLAQKGEKYTGYNFLAGHKDSALLAGVLEGFAKP; encoded by the coding sequence ATGGCAGATAAGCAGGCACTCACCTTTACCAGCAGCGGGGCAAAGGCGCAGTACATCGTGCTCATGGGCTTGTTTCGGCTGGCTTTTCTGAATCGCTATCTGTTTGGAATTTTCACCCGCATGCTTGCCCGATTTTGCGCGTCAGAAAACGCGGTGCTCCTGTCTCTGAGCACCGGCGGACAGTTCAAAATTTATCTCAACGATGCATATTGGACGCGTTTCGCGCTGTATCGAAATGACTACGAACTAGAGGTCGGTGCGATCATTCAAAAGGCGCGGGGTCACACGGATGTATTCTGCGATCTTGGTGCCAACAAAGGGTATTGGTCCGTCTTCGCCGCACCGCTTTTTCGCAAGGTGTTCGCCGTCGAGGCATCATCGGCGACGTTCAAAATCTTGGCTGAAAACACCGGCCATCTGTCTGGCGTGAGCCGAAGATGGGCTGCGATTTATGCCAAAAGCGACGAAGAGCTAAGCTTTGTGAACGTCCATAACAGCCATGCCTCTGCGCGATTGGGCGACGATGCCGGATCATCAGATAATACAGAAACGGTTCAGACCATCGCAATTGATGATCTGTTGCCTGCAAAAACCATGGCGCTGATCAAACTTGATGTGGAAGGTGCCGAGATTTCTGCGATTAACGGGGCAAGGCGCACTCTCCTGGACGGGTCGGTTCTCATCTACGAAGACCATGGAAGCGATATGGCTTGTGCCCCTAGCGCGCATTTGCTGGGTTTGACGGGAATCAGAGTCTATTCCGTGCAAAATGGCCTGAAACAGCTGCATTCAGTGGATGAGGTGCTTGCGCAAAAGGGCGAGAAATACACCGGCTACAACTTCCTCGCAGGCCACAAAGACTCGGCCCTTCTGGCGGGTGTCCTTGAAGGTTTTGCAAAACCATAG
- a CDS encoding HD family hydrolase, with the protein MLSGRRLDLLDPTPFDIEIEDIAHGLSFVARWNGQTLGDFAYSVAEHSLLVERLYSRLVAKPDPKWQLAALLHDAPEYVIGDMISPVKNAVGPGYDELDKRLSAAVHIKFGIPAILPAVVKKQIKKADKISAWMEATKIAGFTEDEANRFFGKPDAEFVASEDIVLRAPMETRAAFVARHVALLEKCA; encoded by the coding sequence ATGCTCTCAGGTCGTCGACTTGACCTGCTGGATCCCACGCCATTTGATATCGAGATTGAAGACATCGCGCATGGGCTGAGCTTTGTCGCGCGCTGGAATGGTCAGACTTTGGGTGATTTCGCTTATTCCGTTGCTGAACATTCGCTCTTGGTTGAGCGGCTATATTCTCGTTTGGTTGCTAAACCCGACCCAAAATGGCAACTCGCCGCCCTGCTGCATGATGCGCCGGAATATGTGATCGGTGACATGATCTCTCCGGTCAAGAATGCCGTCGGCCCGGGATATGATGAGCTTGATAAACGTCTGAGTGCGGCAGTTCATATCAAGTTTGGAATACCTGCCATTCTACCCGCCGTGGTCAAAAAGCAGATCAAAAAGGCCGATAAGATCAGCGCCTGGATGGAGGCCACAAAGATCGCCGGGTTCACAGAGGATGAGGCCAACCGTTTTTTTGGTAAGCCGGACGCAGAGTTTGTCGCATCTGAGGACATTGTCCTGCGCGCGCCTATGGAAACACGCGCCGCGTTTGTTGCACGCCATGTGGCATTGCTGGAGAAATGCGCGTGA